A genomic region of Solanum dulcamara chromosome 2, daSolDulc1.2, whole genome shotgun sequence contains the following coding sequences:
- the LOC129880993 gene encoding CASP-like protein 2B1, with protein MSYLGIGVSPGNVPVHHGNNLKVIDKRMRITELILRCLILGLAIVGALLIGTDSQVKVIFSIKKEAKFTDMKVLVFLVIANGLAAAYSLIQVLRCIFSMIRGSVLFNKPLAWAIFSGDQLMAYLILAAVAAAAQSGVISKFGQPELQWMKVCNLYGKFCNQVGEGLASSVIVSLSMIALSGISAFSLFRLYGNNGGKSNAR; from the exons ATGAGTTATTTAGGTATTGGAGTGAGTCCTGGGAATGTTCCAGTTCACCATGGGAATAATTTGAAAGTAATTGATAAGAGAATGAGAATAACAGAGCTAATTTTGAGGTGTTTAATTTTAGGTTTAGCAATTGTTGGTGCTCTTCTTATTGGTACTGATAGTCAAGTTAAAGTTATATTCTCAATCAAGAAAGAAGCTAAGTTCACTGACATGAAAGTTCTTGT ATTTTTAGTGATAGCCAATGGATTAGCTGCTGCTTACTCTCTGATTCAGGTTCTAAGGTGCATCTTCAGTATGATTAGAGGAAGTGTTCTTTTCAATAAGCCTTTGGCTTGGGCTATTTTTTCTGGTGATCAG TTGATGGCCTACTTGATTCTGGCTGCAGTGGCGGCAGCAGCACAGTCTGGAGTAATTTCCAAGTTTGGTCAACCAGAGCTACAATGGATGAAAGTTTGCAATTTGTATGGCAAATTTTGTAACCAAGTTGGAGAAGGCCTTGCAAGTTCTGTAATAGTTAGCCTTAGCATGATTGCCCTCTCTGGTATTTCAGCATTCAGTCTCTTTCGTTTGTACGGAAACAACGGAGGAAAGAGTAATGCTAGATGA
- the LOC129880992 gene encoding OBERON-like protein gives MLPPRQQPRPGGLQTSLSLVISPDAYGFPNPQERGSTSDQARDSPSESASSRETWPTSDALMGKKLVKEKENGYAEHSVVRSMSNLDKISLRDIARERVDVIADRMRNLPDEYLEKFKHELRVILEGSGGSQHRDEFMFLQRLVNSKGELTDGILCLTHRTQLEILVAIKTGIQAFLHPSVSLSQASLIDIFLYKRCRNIACGSVLPAEECSCEICSKKNGFCNLCMCVICNKFDFEVNTCRWIGCDLCSHWTHTDCAISNGQIGMGPSVKIGSSSAEMLFRCHACSRTSELLGWVKDVFQHCAPSWDAEAFVRELDFVRRIFQRSEDARGRKLYWKCEELVEKLKGGVSDPMICKVILSFFQDLDVDPSKSQDNDDGGRPIAPLEAFGKIADVVQEAIRKMEAVAEEKLRLVKKARLSVEACDQELKDKAREVSMLKMERQKKKQQIDDIESIVRLKQAEAEMFDKKAAEARREAERLQQITLAKTNKLEEDYTNRYLKQRLCEAEAEKQYLIEKMKLQESSRASQSSAGGSDPSQIMYSKIQDLIKNM, from the exons ATGCTGCCTCCACGCCAACAACCACGGCCTGGTGGACTTCAGACGTCTTTATCCTTGGTCATCTCTCCTGATGCCTATGGATTTCCTAATCCTCAAGAACGTGGCTCAACCTCTGATCAAGCTCGTGACTCACCATCTGAAAGTGCTAGCTCACGCGAAACTTGGCCAACATCTGATGCTTTGATGGGGAAAAAGCTGGTGAAGGAGAAAGAGAACGGCTATGCTGAGCACTCTGTTGTTCGCAGTATGTCAAACTTAGACAAAATTTCCCTTCGAGACATTGCACGAGAAAGAGTTGACGTTATAGCTGACAGGATGCGAAATCTCCCAGATGAGTATCTAGAGAAGTTCAAACATGAACTTCGGGTCATTCTTGAAGGATCAGGTGGTTCTCAGCACAGAGATGAGTTTATGTTCCTCCAAAGGCTAGTGAATAGTAAGGGTGAGTTGACGGACGGAATCCTGTGTTTAACACACCGCACCCAGCTAGAAATTCTAGTTGCCATCAAGACGGGAATTCAGGCGTTCTTGCATCCTAGTGTCAGTCTCTCTCAAGCTTCTCTCATTGACATTTTCTTGTATAAGAGGTGCAGAAACATAGCATGTGGTAGTGTGTTACCAGCAGAGGAATGTAGCTGTGAAATTTGCTCGAAGAAAAATGGTTTCTGCAACCTTTGCATGTGTGTGATTTGTAACAAGTTTGATTTTGAGGTCAACACTTGCAGATGGATTGGTTGTGATCTCTGTTCTCATTGGACACATACAGATTGTGCCATTAGTAATGGGCAGATTGGAATGGGCCCTTCTGTTAAAATTGGATCTAGCTCAGCTGAGATGCTCTTCAGATGCCATGCTTGCAGTAGGACATCTGAGTTATTAGGTTGGGTTAAAGATGTGTTCCAGCACTGTGCTCCAAGTTGGGATGCCGAAGCTTTTGTTAGAGAGCTCGACTTCGTCAGGAGAATTTTCCAGAGAAGTGAGGATGCCAGAGGCCGTAAGTTATATTGGAAATGCGAGGAACTTGTTGAAAAGCTGAAAGGTGGTGTTTCAGACCCTATGATTTGTAAAGTGATCTTATCCTTTTTCCAAG ATCTTGATGTGGATCCTTCAAAGAGTCAAGACAATGACGATGGTGGTCGGCCCATAGCTCCACTAGAGGCATTTGGCAAGATTGCAGATGTAGTACAGGAAGCCATCAGAAAAATGGAAGCTGTAGCAGAGGAAAAACTGCGGTTGGTTAAGAAAGCACGGTTGTCTGTCGAAGCATGTGATCAGGAGCTCAAGGATAAAGCTCGGGAAGTGAGCATGCTGAAAATGGAGAGGCAGAAGAAGAAGCAACAAATCGATGATATTGAAAGCATCGTAAGGCTTAAACAGGCAGAGGCTGAAATGTTTGATAAAAAGGCGGCTGAAGCTAGACGAGAAGCTGAGAGACTACAACAAATTACACTCGCCAAGACAAACAAGTTGGAAGAGGACTACACTAACAGGTATCTGAAACAGCGATTATGCGAGGCTGAGGCAGAGAAGCAGTACTTAATCGAGAAGATGAAGCTTCAGGAAAGTTCACGAGCGTCGCAGAGCAGCGCCGGAGGAAGTGACCCTTCCCAGATTATGTACAGCAAAATCCAAGATTTGATCAAGAATATGTAG